From the Pedobacter cryoconitis genome, one window contains:
- a CDS encoding zinc-binding dehydrogenase, translating to MKSIVINKFGEASEVFENIKQAIPVPKEGQVLINVLATSINPIDIHLRKGSMPALVPAFPAVLHGDVAGIVEEAGLNAGDFKRGDFVFGWVGGLGESGGALAELLVADYRLLAKAPKHISYKDVAAVPLVALTAYEAIFERANVQPGQKVLVYGGVGGVGHMGVQFAKLAGAQVYAVVSNDNDIAKVLSFGADHAINYNKESTEEFVQRFTGGEGFDVVFDTVGNQNLANSFQTVKPYGVVVTTIALTEADLTPIHLKAASFHVVFLVIPIAADIRDLKTRFGTNLKVIADWIEQGKLKIHVDPAEFNFDHIVAAHEYFESGKSKGKVVISK from the coding sequence ATGAAATCAATTGTAATTAATAAGTTCGGAGAAGCTTCCGAAGTTTTTGAAAATATTAAACAAGCTATACCTGTACCTAAAGAGGGCCAGGTGCTGATCAATGTACTGGCAACCTCTATTAACCCAATAGATATCCATTTGCGTAAAGGTAGTATGCCAGCCTTAGTTCCTGCTTTTCCAGCTGTATTGCATGGGGATGTAGCTGGGATTGTAGAAGAAGCAGGACTAAATGCTGGCGATTTTAAACGTGGTGATTTTGTATTTGGCTGGGTAGGCGGACTTGGGGAATCGGGTGGTGCTTTAGCCGAATTATTAGTGGCAGATTACCGGTTGCTGGCTAAAGCCCCAAAGCACATTAGCTATAAAGATGTTGCGGCTGTTCCATTAGTTGCATTAACTGCTTATGAGGCAATTTTTGAAAGGGCAAATGTACAACCAGGACAAAAGGTATTGGTTTATGGTGGGGTGGGTGGTGTAGGGCATATGGGAGTTCAGTTTGCTAAACTCGCTGGTGCCCAGGTATATGCTGTAGTGTCTAATGATAATGATATCGCTAAAGTATTAAGTTTTGGAGCTGATCATGCTATTAACTATAATAAAGAGTCAACTGAAGAATTCGTGCAGAGATTTACTGGTGGAGAAGGCTTTGATGTTGTTTTTGATACCGTTGGTAATCAAAACCTGGCAAATAGCTTTCAGACGGTTAAGCCTTATGGCGTTGTTGTCACTACAATTGCTTTAACAGAGGCTGATCTGACCCCGATACATCTGAAAGCGGCAAGTTTTCATGTCGTATTTCTGGTTATTCCAATTGCAGCTGATATACGCGATCTTAAAACCAGATTTGGTACAAATTTAAAGGTTATAGCTGATTGGATTGAACAAGGTAAATTAAAGATACATGTTGATCCTGCTGAGTTTAATTTTGATCATATAGTTGCAGCACATGAATATTTTGAATCAGGAAAGAGTAAAGGAAAAGTTGTGATTTCAAAATAG
- a CDS encoding type 1 glutamine amidotransferase domain-containing protein, with protein MKLIAKYIFALFLFILQVKGYAQHNESLKGKKILFVVTSNEEVKNSGDKTGIWIEEFATPYYLLKESGVEITVVSPKGGQSPIDPRSTLPDYTTKDVKRFLDDPNAQNVLHHTLTLSKVNAKNYDAVFYPGGHGPMWDLPDNKYSISLIESFYNSGKPVSFVCHGPVALKNVKTKAGIPLIKDKKVTGYANTEEEAGQTKKYIPFLLEDMLKEKGANYLKADDWNPFVVTDGTLITGQNPASAIKVAEALITALSIHKD; from the coding sequence ATGAAATTAATTGCTAAATACATATTCGCTCTTTTTCTTTTCATACTGCAAGTGAAAGGATACGCTCAGCACAACGAATCTTTAAAAGGAAAGAAAATACTTTTTGTAGTGACATCAAATGAAGAAGTCAAAAACAGTGGGGATAAAACGGGGATCTGGATTGAAGAATTTGCTACGCCTTATTATCTGCTGAAAGAAAGCGGAGTGGAGATTACCGTGGTTTCACCTAAAGGCGGGCAGTCTCCAATTGATCCCAGAAGTACACTGCCAGACTATACCACTAAGGATGTAAAGCGGTTTTTGGATGATCCTAACGCACAGAACGTCCTTCATCATACCCTTACGCTCAGCAAAGTAAATGCAAAGAATTATGATGCCGTGTTTTATCCTGGAGGGCATGGGCCGATGTGGGATTTGCCTGATAATAAGTATTCTATAAGTCTGATAGAATCATTTTATAACTCTGGAAAACCTGTTTCTTTTGTCTGCCATGGGCCTGTAGCACTAAAAAATGTAAAAACCAAAGCTGGAATTCCGCTGATCAAAGATAAAAAAGTAACAGGTTATGCAAACACTGAAGAAGAGGCTGGTCAGACTAAAAAATATATTCCTTTTCTTTTAGAAGATATGCTGAAAGAAAAGGGGGCAAACTATTTAAAGGCTGATGACTGGAACCCATTTGTGGTAACCGATGGTACTTTAATCACCGGACAAAATCCGGCATCTGCAATTAAGGTAGCTGAGGCTTTGATCACTGCCTTATCCATCCATAAAGATTAA
- a CDS encoding DJ-1/PfpI family protein, protein MHIAILTFDGFNELDSFIALGILNRIKTPGWRVSIASPTAKVRSMIGVVIEAQATLEEACLADAVIFGSGTKTREVIEDQELMARLKFDPARQLLAAQCSGTLTMAKLGLLNGTPACTDLKTKPWVTAAGVDVLNQPFFANGNVATTGGCLASHYLAAWIIARLEGIEAVKNALNYVVPVGEKEEYIERALRNIMPYLPVEAELLKK, encoded by the coding sequence ATGCATATTGCCATTCTTACCTTCGATGGATTCAATGAACTGGATTCATTCATCGCATTAGGTATTCTTAACCGAATCAAAACACCAGGCTGGCGCGTCTCTATCGCCTCTCCGACAGCAAAAGTCCGCTCTATGATCGGAGTTGTAATTGAAGCACAGGCCACACTGGAAGAAGCATGTTTAGCGGATGCAGTTATCTTTGGCAGCGGTACAAAAACCCGTGAAGTTATCGAAGATCAAGAGCTTATGGCCCGCTTAAAATTTGACCCGGCGCGGCAGTTACTAGCGGCACAGTGTTCCGGAACACTTACCATGGCTAAACTCGGTTTACTCAATGGTACACCTGCCTGTACTGACCTGAAAACCAAGCCATGGGTTACAGCTGCTGGTGTAGATGTTTTAAACCAACCTTTCTTCGCTAATGGCAATGTGGCCACTACTGGCGGCTGTTTAGCTTCACACTATCTTGCAGCATGGATTATTGCCCGGCTGGAAGGAATCGAGGCTGTCAAAAACGCCCTAAATTATGTTGTACCAGTTGGAGAAAAAGAAGAATACATTGAGCGTGCCTTGCGTAACATTATGCCTTACCTACCAGTGGAGGCAGAACTTTTGAAAAAATAG
- a CDS encoding DUF2063 domain-containing protein, which yields MLLLEQTHLNQLALASYCRTGILEDIPGINIENIGHYRRLVFNAIDDMLQSAFPLSHELLKAGEWQMITHDFFSNHACQSPQVWYMPREFYEYLEQTRPQILNKYPVLLELLWFEWLEVELFMMEDQEINYSITGNIEQDRIILNPEIHFQHFNFPVHLKKAKKITAAAKGDYYLCIHRIPETGDVSFTDLSPAFVRLLELLSEKPQTAAALIDGLCEELKIEQTIETTTMCQNFILMAMESRLIIGFKND from the coding sequence ATGTTACTGCTTGAACAAACACACCTTAATCAATTGGCATTGGCCAGTTACTGCCGTACAGGGATTCTGGAAGATATTCCGGGAATCAATATTGAAAACATCGGCCATTACCGTCGCCTGGTATTTAATGCTATAGATGACATGTTACAATCCGCATTCCCGCTAAGCCATGAGTTGCTCAAAGCTGGTGAGTGGCAAATGATTACCCACGATTTTTTCAGCAACCATGCTTGCCAGTCACCACAAGTTTGGTATATGCCCCGGGAGTTTTATGAATACCTGGAACAAACCCGTCCGCAAATACTGAATAAATATCCTGTCTTACTAGAGTTATTATGGTTTGAATGGCTGGAAGTAGAGCTTTTTATGATGGAAGACCAGGAGATCAACTATAGTATAACAGGAAATATTGAACAGGATAGAATCATACTAAACCCGGAAATACACTTTCAGCATTTTAACTTTCCGGTACATCTTAAAAAGGCGAAAAAAATTACAGCAGCAGCTAAAGGAGATTATTACCTGTGCATACACCGTATACCAGAAACCGGAGATGTTAGTTTTACAGATCTTTCTCCTGCCTTTGTCCGTCTACTGGAGCTTTTATCAGAGAAACCTCAAACTGCGGCTGCACTTATTGACGGTTTATGTGAAGAGCTGAAAATTGAACAAACTATTGAAACTACAACCATGTGCCAGAATTTCATCTTGATGGCGATGGAATCACGGCTGATCATCGGCTTTAAAAATGACTAA
- a CDS encoding DoxX family protein, with protein sequence MKIKQTYSYLSDQLKKADFLPLLLIRLTLAYGFYTPARMKWNDINAIGEWFGTIGIPAPYFNACLAAGTEALGVVLLILGLGTRLISIPLMITMIVAIVTVHWANGFEAGENGYEIPMYYLLMLFTLLILGPGKASLDELIRKKN encoded by the coding sequence ATGAAAATCAAACAAACATATAGCTATCTGAGTGATCAGCTTAAAAAAGCAGATTTCTTACCCCTTTTACTAATCAGGTTAACGCTGGCTTATGGCTTTTACACCCCGGCCAGAATGAAATGGAATGATATTAATGCTATTGGAGAATGGTTTGGCACTATAGGAATTCCCGCTCCTTATTTCAACGCCTGCCTGGCAGCAGGTACGGAAGCTTTAGGTGTAGTATTACTTATATTAGGACTGGGCACCCGTCTCATCAGTATTCCTTTAATGATTACGATGATTGTAGCCATTGTAACTGTACATTGGGCCAATGGCTTTGAAGCAGGAGAAAACGGATACGAGATTCCTATGTATTATCTGCTCATGTTATTCACGCTGTTAATCCTTGGGCCTGGAAAAGCAAGTCTTGATGAATTAATACGTAAAAAAAATTAG
- a CDS encoding helix-turn-helix domain-containing protein has product MKHFKTLSELHKSNNYALPENPMLSLVSCTYSESIKHVEFTSDFYLIVFKKINAGQLIYGKTEYDHQLGSMLFFKPNQLIEIKDVGFQEEAFTIHFHEDLLNGHPLYHEIKKYSFFDYEVNEALHLSPKEEQTIWDLYYKIETEYENSQDEYSREIILSHIDSILKYAKRFYKRQFLNRKELSGKMVTRFNEKLYSYFQKGSLKKYGFPTVKFMAEELNLSPGYLSDLLKQETGKTAIELIHIYLVSEAKNMLKDSDLSVSEISYLLGFENPPYFSRLFKKESGLSPSQFKHKHIN; this is encoded by the coding sequence ATGAAACATTTCAAAACTTTAAGCGAATTACACAAAAGCAATAACTATGCTTTGCCAGAAAATCCAATGCTGAGCCTGGTTTCCTGCACCTATTCGGAGTCTATTAAACACGTAGAGTTTACCAGTGATTTTTATTTGATTGTATTTAAAAAGATAAATGCGGGTCAGCTTATTTATGGGAAGACCGAATATGATCATCAATTAGGTTCAATGTTGTTTTTTAAGCCAAACCAACTTATTGAGATTAAAGATGTCGGTTTTCAGGAAGAGGCTTTTACAATTCATTTTCATGAAGATCTGTTGAATGGACACCCTTTATATCATGAAATTAAAAAATATAGTTTTTTTGATTACGAGGTTAATGAGGCGCTCCATTTATCTCCTAAAGAAGAGCAAACGATATGGGATTTATATTATAAAATAGAAACTGAATATGAAAATAGTCAGGATGAGTATAGCCGCGAAATTATTCTAAGCCATATAGATTCTATCCTGAAATATGCAAAGAGGTTTTATAAAAGACAATTTCTTAATCGCAAGGAACTTTCAGGGAAAATGGTGACCAGATTTAATGAGAAACTGTATTCCTATTTCCAAAAAGGCAGTTTAAAAAAATATGGTTTCCCTACAGTGAAGTTTATGGCTGAGGAATTGAATCTTTCTCCTGGTTATTTAAGCGATTTGTTAAAACAGGAGACCGGGAAAACCGCTATAGAGCTTATTCATATCTACCTTGTTTCCGAGGCTAAAAATATGCTGAAAGACTCGGATCTCTCTGTCTCAGAAATATCTTATTTGCTTGGCTTCGAGAATCCACCTTATTTTTCAAGACTCTTTAAAAAGGAATCTGGCCTGAGCCCGAGTCAGTTTAAGCACAAGCATATCAACTAA
- a CDS encoding DUF6624 domain-containing protein produces MRIFLSLFLCLFTFTNMGFSQNNFYNLYTKAYQYYNDKKYKDAGTFFSKAYLDNYKTKKIESIAGAGYNAACSWSLAKQPDSAFYILNKAVNDERFLTFYTQLPKDSDFDNLRNDPRWKKITSIYLKTKETFEKGQNKEITDLLANVRKTDQEERLKALDYEKKYGGQSTEAKNKWAEVEKLDVINFKTVSHIIDSLGWPGPKLIGYEGAQTLFLVIQHSSLENQLKYLPILKQAVKKGDAMPGSLAYLEDRISIKQKLPQKYGTQLVRDGSTGKILYPARLLDPRNIDKLREAAGLEPIENYLRNNGADWDLEEYIKKHP; encoded by the coding sequence ATGAGAATATTTTTAAGTTTATTTTTATGCTTGTTTACTTTCACAAACATGGGGTTTAGCCAGAATAATTTCTATAATTTGTATACTAAGGCTTATCAATATTACAATGATAAGAAGTATAAAGATGCCGGCACTTTTTTCAGTAAAGCATATTTAGATAATTATAAAACTAAAAAAATTGAATCCATAGCCGGTGCGGGATATAATGCGGCATGCTCATGGTCTTTAGCCAAGCAACCGGATTCAGCATTTTACATCTTAAATAAAGCCGTCAATGATGAAAGATTTCTAACGTTTTACACCCAATTACCTAAAGATAGTGATTTCGATAATCTGCGTAATGATCCAAGATGGAAAAAAATAACAAGTATTTATCTGAAAACAAAGGAAACTTTTGAGAAAGGACAGAATAAAGAAATTACAGATTTACTAGCGAATGTACGTAAGACTGATCAGGAAGAAAGATTAAAGGCATTGGATTATGAAAAAAAATATGGAGGACAATCTACTGAAGCTAAAAATAAATGGGCAGAAGTAGAAAAACTGGATGTTATTAATTTCAAAACGGTAAGTCATATTATTGATTCCCTTGGCTGGCCAGGTCCAAAACTTATTGGTTATGAAGGAGCTCAGACTTTATTTCTTGTTATCCAACATTCCTCATTAGAGAATCAATTAAAGTATTTGCCAATTTTAAAACAAGCTGTAAAAAAAGGAGATGCCATGCCAGGTTCCCTTGCTTATCTGGAAGATAGGATTTCTATAAAACAAAAGCTTCCGCAAAAATATGGCACACAACTGGTGAGAGATGGATCAACTGGTAAGATCCTTTACCCTGCCCGACTCCTGGATCCGAGAAATATCGATAAACTAAGAGAGGCAGCAGGTCTGGAGCCAATTGAAAATTATCTCCGGAATAATGGAGCAGACTGGGATCTGGAAGAATATATTAAAAAGCATCCTTAG
- a CDS encoding MFS transporter, whose translation MNKKIAYTGCLGVIGIITTEFGIIGILPQIAAHYGISIDKAGILLSAFAMIIALTGPFMTLFTSGFNRKTIMLTAISIFLITGIVSSFAPPFWLLMTVRLLPAFLQPVFISTAIAAAVSSGDKKSEHQLMGIVIGGIAISMVTTVPLATYLAGVFNWRTSFMVQTTVSAAALFGLWRTLPSMPVLAKKTYGSQLQILKKPSFLISGVVNFLMIAAWFSTYSYFADYLGEIKNMDEKMISYMLFLFGVTGIFSNWVAGKMLSRSIPKTAAFFLSGTILIPFALYYSGTNIYINIFVIALWGFLYAPCFLNSGAYVISAAPNTLEFANSLATSFGNLGISTGTIVSGWVIATKGVQMSPWVGMCFGILGLIMIGMRSLMEKRFPNWKPV comes from the coding sequence ATGAACAAGAAAATAGCCTATACAGGATGCCTGGGCGTAATAGGCATCATTACTACTGAATTTGGAATAATCGGCATACTGCCACAAATTGCTGCACATTATGGGATTTCTATCGATAAAGCTGGAATATTATTAAGCGCTTTTGCGATGATCATTGCTTTAACAGGGCCATTCATGACCCTGTTTACTTCGGGTTTTAACCGTAAAACGATCATGTTAACAGCGATCTCTATATTTTTAATTACCGGAATTGTTTCTTCTTTTGCTCCGCCTTTCTGGTTATTAATGACCGTGCGTTTATTGCCTGCTTTTTTACAGCCTGTTTTTATTTCTACAGCAATTGCTGCTGCGGTTTCCTCCGGGGATAAAAAGTCTGAACACCAATTGATGGGAATTGTTATTGGAGGAATTGCGATTTCGATGGTCACTACAGTTCCTCTGGCTACTTATCTGGCTGGTGTATTTAACTGGAGAACCTCATTTATGGTGCAAACAACTGTAAGTGCCGCGGCTCTTTTTGGTTTATGGAGAACGTTACCTTCAATGCCTGTATTGGCTAAAAAAACTTATGGCAGCCAGCTTCAGATTTTAAAGAAGCCGTCCTTTTTAATCAGTGGTGTGGTCAATTTCTTAATGATCGCGGCCTGGTTTTCAACCTATAGTTATTTCGCAGATTACCTTGGGGAAATTAAAAACATGGACGAGAAAATGATAAGTTATATGCTTTTTCTATTTGGTGTGACCGGCATATTTTCCAATTGGGTTGCTGGTAAAATGCTGAGCAGAAGTATTCCTAAAACTGCTGCTTTTTTCCTTTCCGGGACAATACTAATTCCTTTTGCACTGTATTATTCAGGTACAAACATTTACATTAATATATTCGTTATTGCACTCTGGGGCTTCTTATATGCACCTTGTTTCCTGAATTCCGGAGCCTATGTAATCTCTGCGGCACCCAATACATTAGAATTTGCAAATAGTTTGGCCACTTCATTTGGCAACCTGGGGATTTCTACCGGAACAATTGTGAGCGGTTGGGTAATTGCGACTAAAGGAGTTCAAATGTCTCCCTGGGTAGGAATGTGTTTTGGCATTCTTGGTTTGATCATGATAGGAATGAGAAGTTTAATGGAAAAGCGTTTTCCAAACTGGAAGCCTGTTTAA
- a CDS encoding SDR family NAD(P)-dependent oxidoreductase — protein MVKIIMITGASRGFGRIWTEAFLKRGDQVIATARSIDSLNDLADVYKDAILPLKLDVNNREDCLRAVEIAKAHFGRIDVLINNAGYGLFGAIEETSELEARSQFETNVFGLLWMTQAVLPVMRAQNNGHIVQLSSLLGVVSSPVVGLYTASKWAVEGLSESLAAEVSQFGIKVTILEPNGFNTDWSGLSSLHASPLTEYDIIKTETYQQFTPSNFGDPKATVPTILKLIDESDPPLRLFLGRVAFAITREVYAQRIETWLTWEKAAIDAHGK, from the coding sequence ATGGTAAAAATTATCATGATTACAGGAGCCTCCAGAGGCTTTGGCAGAATATGGACAGAAGCATTTTTAAAGCGGGGTGATCAGGTGATTGCAACGGCACGAAGTATCGATAGTTTAAATGATTTGGCTGACGTATATAAAGATGCAATATTACCTTTAAAATTAGACGTCAATAACAGGGAAGATTGTCTGCGGGCTGTTGAAATAGCAAAGGCTCATTTTGGAAGAATTGATGTACTTATAAATAATGCCGGATACGGTTTATTTGGTGCGATTGAGGAAACTAGCGAATTAGAGGCCCGCAGTCAGTTTGAAACGAATGTATTCGGGCTCTTATGGATGACTCAGGCAGTACTACCCGTAATGAGAGCTCAAAATAACGGTCATATTGTTCAGTTGTCAAGTCTCTTAGGTGTCGTGTCGTCTCCAGTGGTTGGTTTATATACCGCATCTAAATGGGCAGTAGAAGGCTTAAGCGAATCACTGGCTGCTGAGGTAAGTCAGTTCGGAATTAAAGTAACCATTTTGGAACCAAATGGATTTAATACAGATTGGAGTGGCCTTTCTTCACTTCATGCGAGTCCTTTAACCGAATATGACATTATTAAAACTGAAACCTATCAGCAATTCACACCTTCAAATTTTGGAGATCCGAAAGCAACAGTACCAACAATCCTGAAGCTAATAGATGAGTCAGATCCTCCTTTGCGTTTATTTTTAGGTAGAGTGGCTTTCGCTATAACCAGGGAAGTATATGCGCAACGAATTGAAACATGGTTAACCTGGGAGAAAGCTGCAATTGATGCACATGGGAAATAA
- a CDS encoding DUF692 domain-containing protein: protein MVGIGFRKDFAEEMLQNNIIQPAFIEVAPENWIGVGGFWKKKFRQALEKYPLYTHGLSLSIGSPDPLDFQFLKKVKAFLKETNAQIYSEHLSYSKCDNAHLYDLLPIPFTHDAVKHVAERIRMVQDVLERKIAIEIVSYYSPVAPEITEIEFINNILAEVNCDLLLDVNNVYVNAFNHNYDAKQFIDLLPMERVSYIHMAGHHQVSENLIIDTHGEAIIDPVFDLFDYTMHRLKRDVPVLLERDFNIPELEELQEEMIRLNEIKTAALKSTSYVTA, encoded by the coding sequence ATGGTAGGCATCGGTTTTAGAAAAGATTTTGCAGAAGAAATGCTGCAAAACAACATCATTCAACCTGCATTTATAGAAGTAGCCCCGGAAAACTGGATTGGTGTAGGCGGCTTCTGGAAAAAAAAGTTCAGACAAGCTCTGGAAAAATATCCTTTATACACGCATGGTTTATCCCTTTCCATTGGCAGTCCGGATCCCCTGGATTTCCAGTTTCTGAAAAAAGTAAAAGCATTCCTTAAGGAAACCAATGCACAAATCTATTCAGAACACTTAAGTTACTCCAAATGTGACAATGCACATCTTTATGACCTCCTTCCTATCCCCTTTACCCATGATGCTGTAAAACATGTGGCCGAAAGGATCCGGATGGTGCAGGATGTGCTGGAAAGAAAAATAGCCATTGAAATTGTCAGCTATTACAGCCCGGTAGCCCCGGAAATAACTGAAATTGAATTTATCAATAACATTCTTGCTGAAGTCAATTGTGACCTGCTACTGGATGTAAATAATGTTTATGTCAATGCTTTCAACCATAATTACGACGCAAAACAATTTATTGATCTTCTGCCAATGGAACGCGTAAGTTATATCCATATGGCTGGTCATCACCAAGTATCAGAAAACCTGATTATAGATACGCATGGAGAAGCAATTATTGATCCTGTATTTGATCTGTTTGACTATACTATGCACCGTCTAAAAAGAGATGTACCTGTGTTATTGGAGCGGGATTTCAATATTCCTGAACTGGAGGAACTACAGGAAGAAATGATCCGGTTAAATGAGATTAAAACGGCAGCATTAAAATCAACGTCTTATGTTACTGCTTGA
- a CDS encoding TolC family protein — translation MKQLINLYTLLILLAFLSACKISKDIPLPQSAIPENFRGAEITDSASIASVSIKEFIAEEEVLKLIDKALIRNYDMQTALKNIESAELLFKQAKLGNTPALILQLTASSNRPSSNSLSGLSGSEFLGTNHIEDFNTNLGLNWEADIWGKISRQKQAALAAYLQSTEAKKAIQTRLIANIAQGYYRLLMMDSQLRTAQKNLTLNDSTLRIIKFQFDAGQANSLAIQQAEAQRFVTAQLIPQLEQNIEIQENALRLLTGENPSAIKRLATLEKTKIAVHLSAGVPSEMVGRRPDVKAFEYALSAANAKVGVSKASLYPSLSITASGGINSFKSSNWFNIPASLFGVVAGGITQPVFQRRQLKTAYELAKIDREKVVIGFRQTVLTAVAEVADELVKIEKLKSQYSIANSRVNVLRQAVTNAVLLFKSGMANYLEVITAQSNFLQSELELANVKAAQLNATVELYRSVGGGY, via the coding sequence ATGAAACAACTTATAAATTTATATACTCTTTTAATACTGCTGGCTTTTTTAAGCGCCTGCAAAATATCTAAAGATATTCCATTGCCTCAATCAGCAATCCCTGAAAATTTCAGGGGAGCTGAAATTACTGATTCTGCAAGTATAGCTTCTGTTTCTATCAAAGAGTTTATAGCAGAAGAGGAAGTTCTAAAGCTGATAGATAAGGCTTTGATCAGAAATTATGATATGCAGACTGCACTCAAAAATATAGAAAGTGCTGAACTGCTTTTCAAACAAGCTAAACTGGGCAATACTCCCGCATTAATATTACAGCTTACTGCCAGTTCCAACAGGCCTTCAAGTAACAGTTTAAGTGGGTTAAGTGGGAGTGAGTTTCTGGGAACAAATCATATCGAAGATTTCAATACGAATCTCGGACTGAACTGGGAAGCGGATATCTGGGGTAAAATCAGCAGACAAAAACAAGCTGCTTTAGCCGCATATTTGCAAAGTACCGAGGCTAAAAAAGCAATTCAGACCAGGTTGATTGCCAATATAGCGCAAGGATATTACCGGTTACTGATGATGGATTCACAACTCCGGACTGCTCAAAAAAACCTGACATTGAATGATAGTACTTTGCGGATTATCAAGTTCCAGTTTGATGCCGGTCAGGCCAATTCTCTGGCTATACAACAGGCAGAAGCGCAGCGGTTCGTTACTGCTCAGCTCATCCCTCAACTTGAACAGAATATAGAAATTCAGGAAAATGCGCTTCGCTTGCTGACAGGCGAAAACCCATCAGCGATTAAGCGATTAGCTACCCTTGAAAAAACTAAAATAGCTGTTCATTTATCAGCCGGTGTACCATCAGAAATGGTTGGACGCAGACCAGATGTGAAAGCTTTTGAATATGCTTTGTCAGCAGCAAATGCAAAGGTAGGCGTGAGTAAGGCTAGTCTGTATCCTTCTTTAAGTATAACAGCTAGTGGTGGTATTAATTCATTTAAATCGAGTAATTGGTTCAATATACCCGCCTCTTTATTTGGAGTAGTTGCTGGTGGAATAACACAGCCGGTTTTTCAGCGCAGACAGTTAAAGACGGCTTATGAATTAGCCAAAATTGATAGAGAAAAGGTGGTTATCGGCTTTCGTCAAACAGTCTTAACCGCAGTTGCAGAAGTTGCTGACGAGCTGGTTAAAATTGAAAAATTAAAGTCGCAGTACAGCATCGCAAATTCAAGAGTAAATGTGCTGCGGCAGGCAGTGACCAATGCAGTACTCTTATTCAAAAGCGGAATGGCAAATTATCTGGAAGTGATTACCGCTCAAAGTAATTTTTTACAGAGTGAATTGGAGCTGGCCAATGTAAAAGCAGCTCAGCTCAACGCAACGGTAGAACTTTATCGGAGTGTGGGAGGTGGGTATTAA